The Aequorivita sublithincola DSM 14238 genome window below encodes:
- a CDS encoding beta strand repeat-containing protein: MKKLLLFLITTVLLLNLYQANAQVGIGTDMPNPSTQLEIKSANRGIMIPQVPLTSVTDQTTITAGNLESLLVYNINTSASLTPGYYYWYQGSWNRLLTETDLPDYIVFWDVINGQFTYIDENGDIQIINIADLETLTYLGLNADGHTLEYTDEDGVVTSIDLETVIKNFETVTTIVDNGDGTFTYTDEDGNTTTIDVSNLETLTFLALNPDGKTLEYTDEDGVVTSIDLETVIKNFETVTTIVDNGDGTFTYTDEDGNTTTIDVSNLETLTFLALNPDGKTLEYTDEDGVVTSIDLETVIKNFETVTTIVDNGDGTFTYTDEDGNTTTIDVSNLETLTFLALNPDGKTLEYTDEDGVVTQIDLAQVIKNFETVTTIVDNGDGTFTYTDEDGNTTTIDVSNLETLTFLALNPDGKTLEYTDEDGVVTSIDLETVIKNFETVTTIIDNGDGTFTYTDEDGNTTTIDVSNLETLTFLALNPDGKTLEYTDEDGVVTSINLETVIKNFETVTTIVDNGDGTFTYTDEDGNTTTIDVSDLETLTFLALNPDGKTLEYTDEDGVVTSIDLETVIKNFETVTTIIDNGDGTFTYTDEDGNTTTIDVSNLETLTFLALNPDGKTLEYTDEDGVVTSINLETVIKNFETVTTIVDNGDGTFTYTDEDGNTTTIDVSDLETLTFLALNPDGKTLEYTDEDGVVTSIDLETVIKNFETVTTIVDNGDGTFTYTDEDGNTTVISVGGAETLTTMVLNADGKTLEYKDENGDTTSIDLEAIIDAFETVTTVVVNADGTFTYTDEDGNTTDVDILGFLEVNNGLTKTNNTIQLGGALIKPTTITADATNTLAVAGLQSGSITDNLVVADPATGVLKQVNSAIPKFFYMPAIIFDTSVNGTFTRNLHAEYAAQFQGTGNPLLVSSTGAASSIPTLPATELEYHITYYDTTVFANLSIDANGVLTYDIIGNATEASYMTIVFVVK; this comes from the coding sequence ATGAAAAAATTATTACTATTCTTAATCACAACAGTTCTTTTGCTGAACCTGTATCAAGCCAATGCACAAGTAGGGATTGGTACCGATATGCCCAACCCATCCACACAACTAGAAATAAAGTCTGCCAACAGAGGTATTATGATACCTCAAGTTCCGCTTACAAGTGTAACGGATCAAACTACAATCACGGCGGGCAATTTGGAAAGCTTGTTGGTTTACAACATTAATACTTCCGCCTCACTTACTCCAGGATATTACTACTGGTATCAAGGAAGCTGGAACAGGTTGCTTACTGAAACAGATTTGCCGGACTATATTGTTTTTTGGGATGTTATAAATGGACAATTTACCTATATAGATGAAAACGGGGACATTCAAATTATTAATATCGCAGATCTTGAGACTCTTACATATCTGGGTCTAAATGCAGACGGCCATACCCTTGAATACACAGATGAAGATGGCGTTGTAACAAGCATAGATCTTGAAACTGTAATCAAAAATTTTGAGACTGTTACCACAATCGTTGATAATGGAGACGGAACTTTTACCTATACAGATGAAGATGGAAACACAACTACAATCGATGTTTCAAACCTGGAAACACTTACTTTCCTAGCATTAAATCCTGACGGGAAAACATTAGAATACACAGATGAAGATGGCGTTGTAACAAGCATAGATCTTGAAACAGTTATCAAAAACTTTGAGACCGTTACCACAATAGTTGATAACGGCGATGGTACTTTCACTTATACTGATGAAGACGGAAACACAACTACAATTGATGTTTCAAACTTGGAAACACTTACTTTCCTAGCATTAAATCCTGACGGAAAAACCCTTGAATACACAGATGAAGATGGCGTTGTTACCAGCATCGATCTTGAAACTGTAATCAAAAACTTTGAAACCGTTACCACAATAGTTGATAATGGCGATGGCACTTTCACTTATACAGATGAAGACGGAAACACAACTACAATCGATGTTTCAAACTTGGAAACACTGACTTTCCTTGCTCTAAATCCTGACGGAAAAACCCTTGAATATACAGATGAAGATGGTGTTGTAACCCAAATTGATTTGGCGCAGGTTATCAAAAATTTTGAGACTGTTACCACAATAGTTGATAATGGCGATGGTACTTTCACATATACAGATGAAGACGGAAACACAACTACAATTGATGTTTCAAACTTGGAAACTCTTACGTTCCTTGCTTTAAATCCGGACGGAAAAACCCTTGAATATACAGATGAAGATGGTGTTGTAACAAGCATAGATCTTGAAACTGTAATCAAAAATTTTGAGACCGTTACCACTATCATTGATAACGGCGATGGCACTTTCACCTATACAGATGAAGACGGAAACACAACTACAATTGATGTTTCAAACTTGGAAACTCTTACGTTCCTTGCTTTAAATCCTGACGGAAAAACCCTTGAATATACAGATGAAGATGGCGTTGTAACAAGCATAAATCTTGAAACAGTAATCAAAAATTTTGAAACCGTTACTACAATAGTTGATAATGGCGATGGCACTTTCACTTATACAGATGAAGACGGAAACACAACTACAATTGATGTTTCTGACCTGGAAACGCTTACTTTCCTTGCTCTAAATCCTGACGGAAAAACCCTTGAATATACAGATGAAGATGGTGTTGTAACAAGCATAGATCTTGAAACTGTAATCAAAAATTTTGAGACCGTTACCACTATCATTGATAACGGCGATGGCACTTTCACCTATACAGATGAAGACGGAAACACAACTACAATTGATGTTTCAAACTTGGAAACTCTTACGTTCCTTGCTTTAAATCCTGACGGAAAAACCCTTGAATATACAGATGAAGATGGCGTTGTAACAAGCATAAATCTTGAAACAGTAATCAAAAATTTTGAAACCGTTACTACAATAGTTGATAATGGCGATGGCACTTTCACTTATACAGATGAAGACGGAAACACAACTACAATTGATGTTTCTGACCTGGAAACGCTTACTTTCCTTGCTCTAAATCCTGACGGAAAAACCCTCGAATATACAGACGAAGATGGTGTTGTAACAAGCATTGATCTTGAAACTGTAATCAAAAACTTTGAGACCGTTACTACTATCGTTGATAACGGCGATGGAACTTTCACTTATACAGATGAAGACGGAAATACTACTGTAATTTCTGTAGGCGGAGCGGAAACCCTAACAACTATGGTTTTAAATGCTGATGGGAAAACCCTGGAATACAAAGACGAAAATGGTGATACAACCTCGATCGACCTTGAAGCTATAATCGACGCTTTTGAAACGGTAACAACAGTTGTTGTAAATGCTGATGGCACCTTCACTTATACTGATGAGGATGGCAACACCACAGATGTTGACATTCTTGGTTTCCTTGAAGTTAATAACGGATTGACCAAGACTAATAACACAATCCAATTGGGAGGTGCATTAATAAAACCTACTACTATTACTGCAGATGCTACCAATACTTTAGCAGTAGCCGGCTTACAAAGTGGTTCAATTACAGACAATCTAGTAGTTGCCGATCCGGCGACAGGAGTGTTAAAACAAGTGAATTCCGCAATACCAAAATTCTTTTATATGCCAGCAATTATTTTTGATACTTCGGTAAATGGAACTTTCACAAGAAACTTGCATGCTGAATATGCTGCACAATTTCAAGGAACGGGTAATCCATTATTGGTAAGTAGTACCGGGGCAGCGAGCAGCATCCCAACATTACCTGCTACGGAATTGGAATACCACATTACATATTATGATACTACCGTGTTTGCAAATCTTTCTATCGATGCAAACGGAGTATTGACCTATGATATTATCGGAAATGCAACAGAAGCTTCCTATATGACAATAGTATTTGTAGTGAAATAA